Part of the Hemibagrus wyckioides isolate EC202008001 linkage group LG09, SWU_Hwy_1.0, whole genome shotgun sequence genome, ggaggagccgaaatcTGCCgcagttttcatatgaaacttaaagcggactgaggcgatcacgaatttgtgtacagtttatggacaatCGCTGAGGGCTGagaagaaaatggcctagcgatgctcatggtggcgtcataatgatggtagagatgaggattaattcaggaaggacaccagtgaaggcctaggtgtgaaatgcacggtccgccactgagtttacatactgtatagtCCACAAGATACAAATAAACTATTCAAAGAAGTGAATACGCACGCGCACGCGCACGTGACGTCTAAAATGCACAGATTCACCCGGCTCGAGACACCATGTGGGAATACCTGAGATGCGGATTGGGGGcacgcagatgatgatgatgatgatgattatgattattattattattattattattattttatgtttgttatcgttattaattattataataataatgtaattactattattgtattgttcttattgttgatacatacactttattacacttatttacttacactcatatatcaatatatacttaCTTAGATCGTTCCTTATAGACCGTTGTTGTtctaactgtgtgaagagctttgtaaatatgaacacagtactcataaatgcatgtcactaactgtcagagaaattgtaaaacaaatccaacaatccctttgcgccacctgctggagaatcgatgaaatgacatcaagtaatctggggcaatttttgtaaacgttttctgttatcaAGTTATAACAAGTATACTTCATTAcaattctattcattcatacaatttcagttatttatcttgtttagtttataataataataataataataataataaactgtaatctgattaaaaaaataaagaaaatatcaagataaaGTATCTTGTGTTATTGCACAATTCTCATATGATATAGTAGAAATCCCAAAATATATTGTCCAGTTTGTGGAAGGGGCTACTGGGAGCAGTGCTGGTTGTACAGTCTCACAGCAACAGGGAGGAAAGACCTACAGTaccactctctcaaacacttggGGTGAAGTAGCCTACCACTACAGGAGCTGCCCAGAGTCATCAGAGTCTTCCAGAACCTGACCatcatcctcctttctccctccatctGCACTGGGTTGAGACTGCATCCTATGAAAGAGCTATTTTTATGATCTtttccagtctcttcctgtctgcagcagAGATGCCACTGCCCCAGCTGAAAAAGCAAGATGCAAGATGCTGATGTCATGGACGTTTTGATAGGTCAACTGACAACATTTGAGTTAATTGGAGGCATATCCGTGGATGTATTTTAAGGCTCACCTCAAACACTTCCTTGTGTGACCCCATgggaaaatcaaaagaaatcagCCAAGATTTCATCCTTGGGTACAATTTCCAGATGCCTGAAAGTGCCACATTCATCTGTTCAACAATTATACGCAAATATAAAACACCATGGGAATGTCCAGCCATCGTACAGTAGTTGCAGTACAAgttttaaatactttaaatactTTTATGTTGCTGCTGCTCTACAGTAAGCTTACCTGTATATCTGTGCAGGAGTGAATACTATTAACATCTTGAATGTGAACTTTGGGTGTGCTGATTCTGTAACCTGTTCAAGTGGAATCCCCAACAGTTTCACCCAGAACACCAACTGCTACgctccaaacacactctcaactgtCTCCTCACTGTAAGCTTTTAGTTTGttctttaagcttttttttactTAGTAGGTTAACTTGTAGTCCAGCTCTTAAAGAGGCCATGTTAacattgtttttgtcatttacaGGTGCAATGGACTGAAGAGTTGCACTGTCGAAGCTTCCTCCACCGTCTTTACAGATCCTTGTAACACTACTGCTACATACCTCACAGTGTCCTACACATGCACCGCTGGGCATctggtctttttctttttcttcttcttttttcttaccTCTTTTCAGAAATATTGGGTAAACTGGAAAGAAATAAAGTTCTTATGAACTcatgaatgaaatatattttttattcttattataaattttttaaaaatctgtcatCTGAATTACTTCAGTTCagtgtacatacagtacacgcAGTATGAAAGGTATTTTAAGTGCAGCAGTACATAATTAATTTCTTTCCTGTTCTTTTTATTGCTATTGACAGAATACCTTGAAGGATTTGAGATTTCAGTGTAAAAAGGAATCAAACCCTGTTAGCTTGATGAGTTTTGGTGTTGGTGTGCTTTATATTTGCATGTTATCAACATGATCAACTGCtgaaataccccccccccccgccccaaattgtttatttgcttttacatgcaatgagtatgataatataatatataaaaattcaaaaataacaaatgagtttcacaaaatttaacaaaatttataataataatataaatcaatatatatatattgataaaaggaagtataaagtttaaaaggTTTATCTGGTGGCCGGTGCAACAGAGGGACGAcctgaaagagaaaagcagagtcATATTACTCTATTACTGTCACAGATACACGCTGTGTGTTCAGAATTATTGTGTAGCTATTCAGTTATATATCACAGTAATTCTCAAACAGTTTATCATAGTTTGTATAACCATTGCACttattgatatttttcattttattattgcaTTAAATTTCTTGTATTACAAGGTCAGCTGTGACTCACGATGTGAATGGACCCTCTGCAAGAATCTGtgaggtcttgtgtgtggctcAGTTGGACCACTGCTTCCTGTACACTCAGTCTGGGTGAGGGAAGCCTTGCGCTGCTTATTGTTGTTAGCCAGAGTCACATACAGTGGCTTCCTGCCCATcatccttccattcatctcctTAATGGCTTTTTCTGCTTCATTTGGAGAGGAGAAGCTCACAAATCCAAAACCTCGGGAGCAGCCATTCTCCACAGTCACCTGTAGGGGTCAGCAAGGAAATACAGCAAGCACAAAaattaatattacacacacctactgtatgtGGCTAATCTTGAGGAAAAACTAGCACTGTCATTACATcaaaacataatgaaaataGCTATATTATGTTAGTATCAGGGTTCTGGTATTGCACATTCAATATGAATCTCTTCAGTGTTAATAGTAATTTGAGGTAGCAACCATTCGAAAAAAACACCCAACTACACATTCATCTCCTTGTGCTGCAAGTGCACACTGGTTTTGACATAATAGAGCAGGTAAGgagaagtaaacaaaaaaaagaaataaaatgtagggTTTAGTAATTTTAGGTGACCTTTGCACTGATGACTGTTCCATATGGCAGGAACGCTTCATGCAGGCGCCTGTCGTCCACACTGTAGTCCAGATGTTTTATAAACACCTTACTCTTCTACAGAACAGAGAGCAAATCAACATCCAGCGTTTGatttagtattttatagtaATCCATCACTCAGTATTAAGACAATCATTAAGCTAAAAATGTGTGACCAAAACATGGGAAAAATCATTAAAGTCCtgtaatataaacagaaaaatacctGTGCATCCTGGGACTGCAGTGTGGTTTGCACTCTGCATATGTTCCTGTCCTGTTGGTTGGTTCTCCTCAATTCTGGAGATGCATCTGTAGCCACAACcaaacatttcactttatcaTCCAATCAGTATTATGATTGGGACCTATTGAGGCCTTAACAATGTTGTAAACTTAACACAAATTGAGAAGTGTGACTTACTCTGTGGCTGAATATTCTTTTGAGCCTGGTGTGGATTTGGACAGGGTTCTTTCAGGCTactctctgccctctctctgTGCCTTCCTCCATGTTCCTCCTTGCTCTGaaccacactaacatacactggcCTGCTTCCCAATACCCTGCCGTTCATCTTCATGATGGCATTTCTGGCTTCATCAGGAGATGCAAAAATGACAAAGCCAGTGCCTTTGGGATGGCCATCCTCCATATTGACCTGCAGAGGAAACAGATTTAGAGATGCGAAAAGCAAAGAATGAGCATTACATGCACTATATGGTAACAATATAATAGATTTCCACATTCAGAAAATAAACCGGTTAAATAGTTCGCAATAAAAAACCCTCATCTTCTTGTGCTACAAGTGCACAGTGATTTTAACCTAAAAGAGGGAGTATGGGGAGGTGAAGGTAGTAATTGAAATTGACCTCTGCACTGATCACAGTTCCAAAGGGATGGAATTCCTCATGTAGTTGTCTGTCATCCACATTGCAGTCAAGGTTCCTCAACAGTAGTTTCACTGTCTGCAGAACAGGGCAGAGTCAACATCCAGATTGTTAATTAAGCcaatttgttaattaaaaacaaaacatacaaaaaacagAATAGCACAGCTTGAACAATAACTGATACAAATACTATATGCTAagtagagacacacaaacatgtcctTATATGGAAATAAAGCTAGAAATAAAGCATGTCCTCTCAGGCCTTGATCTGCAGCCAGACTTTACTACAGTACCTTTTTATTCTTGCAGAGGCGTTCATTAGGGAGCTTTTTGTCACTAACAGGCAGCTGCTGGACTCTGGCCTGCTTCTctgccttctgctcctctaccttctgctcctctaccttCTTTACAAACTTTTGTACCTTTaacaaaaaatgagagagaattagaggatGAAAGACACAACATCCTTATGTTATGTATGCCCGACATATTCACAAGCTTATTGTCTTACATAGAAAGAGAAAGGCTCTACATTCTCCATCTCATTGTCCTCAGCGTCCATGATTTCACCCCACGTGAGTTTTGCGGGAGCTGGAGATGTACACTGTGGTAGTTCAGACATGGACTCAGGATCCATAGTAGGCAGAAAGTTGGAAATTGCCTTAAAGAAACTTGGCTCTTGAGGCACATAAAGGTAATTTATGTAATCAACAAAACTACtaacatagcatagcatagtggTTACAATGAACTCCCCAAAAACCCTGAATAGCACAGCTGAACAAAAACTGTTAGAAATGCTATATGCTATATAGAGACACAAACTTGTCTTTATATGGAAATAAAGCATGTCCTCTTAAGCCTTGATCTGCAGACAGACTTTACTGCAGTACCTTGTTATTCTTGCTGAGGCGTTCATTAAGGAGCTTTGTGTTTCTAACAGGCGGCTGCTGGACTTTGGCCTGCTCTTctgccttctgctcctctatGTTCTTCtctaccttctgctcctctacctgGTTGATGTAATCCATGCTCCAGGGATTCtggtttaaacagaaaaaagagagagaattagaggatGAAAGACACAACATCCTTATGTTATGTATGCCCAACATATTCACAAATCTTACATAGAAACAGAAAGGCTCTACATTCTCCATCTCATTGTCCTCGGCGTCCATGATTTCACCCCATGTGAGTTTCACAGGAGCTGGAGATGGACACCGTGGTAGTTCAGACATGGACTCAGGCTCCATAGTAGGCAGCAAGTTGGAAATGGCCTCTGATTGgaactgaataaagaaaaagttagAGAAAGAGTTAGCTTTAACGGCACTCGCCTCTTGAGGCACATAAAGCTAATTTATATAATCAGCAAAACTATTAATTAACATAGCATAGCATATTTCTTTACAACTTACCGTTGTACCAAGTCTGAATAATAAAAGCAAGGAAACTGCTGGCTctatctgaaataaactttcTCGCGGTGCGATGTGAACTGCTGCTTGCTTTTCCTAACTTGCCGATGCTCTGGACTGTGGCTGACCAACACTACGTCATGTTCTGATTCTTTGTATGATGCGTTGTGTTCCGTCATTGCCATAGCAATGCTGTTCTCTCCACTACCCACCCTTCAcctgaccccccccccctccccgcGCGGGTCATCAGGAGGTCATCATCAGTGATGGGCAGTaacgaagtaaatgtaattcgttactgtacttaagtgtctttttccagtatctgtactttactaaaatataacatttcttTGAGACTTCTTACTTTCActccactagattttgaagtAAAATATCGTACTTTTTATTCCACTACATTATCCCACATCTCTCGTTActtgtattagaaaaaaataaataaaaagcagttgtccaatcacagcacagcaaaCCGAGCTACAGCGCGCGCAGTGTTTTTGAACCTAGGTATCTTTCCGGTTTCATTAAATGCAGCGAGTGTTAACGGTTCGGTAGAaaaaccctgaccccatcccGCTACCTGCACACACATGACCCATGacctgacctgcaggatttgttttaagatgtagaacagaagaaagactctttcatattcagataCCTGCTCTGTCTCACTAACATCATCTTTGTGAAAATGTAGAGGTGAGCACGTGCTGTAATCATCATAAtggtcattttctttaatatgaatctaatgttagctctcagtaatgaaggattttctaGTGTATGTGAACAAATCTGTCATTATCTTAATTATGTCGTGTATGGCTAGTTCCGCTTTAGTTATCTAAGTAAGCTAATCAGTAGCTCTTGAGCAGCAGCTTatattaaccttactgatgttatacagcatccCAATAACCCAATAACtcaacttttattgttgatatttgaccagtcaccaagtaacattcctttttcatagtttttttattatgtaaagcagaattactgcacaaatactgtaattgcccatcacacaccaaagcattagttactaaatactgaaatactgactttgctgaatttgaacttttttcctctgaatctgtagagcagcaagtttcagttaaagtgaatctgcttagatcctcactggtcatttgtttaaaactgattccccAGGACACAGtagtgtccagcacacattagttattctttatgagttaccaagtcagactgtccAGCTGTAGTGCTTACTATTTCCTTCTGTtgtgatgtatatatttttatttttaagcactttatttaggaaacaatttacaagctatagaccctgtctttatatgtgtcctttttcttttgtagtgtccatgcacaaatacctgtgtcctgtaaacactgacacaaatacctgtgtcctgtaaacactgacacaaatacctgtgtcctgtatacactgacacaaatacctgtgtcctgtaaacactgacacaaatacctgtgtcctgtaaacactgacacaaatacctgtgccctgtaaacactgacacaaatacctgtgtcctgtaaacactgacacaaatacctgtgccctgtaaacactgacacaaatacctctgccctgtaaacactgatacaaatacctgtgccctgtaaacactgacacaaatacctgtgccctgtaaacactgacacaaatacctctgccctgtaaacactgacacaaatacctgtgtcctgtaaacactgacacaaatacctgtgtcctgtaaacactgacacaaatacctgtgtcctgtaaacactgacacaaatacctgtgtcctgtaaacactgacacaaatacctgtgccctgtaaacactgacacaaatacctgtgtcctgtaaacactgacagacacacacacatttcaacagCAAAGTGTTTTATCATGTTTTAATGGTTACTATCTTAAGTATAACATAAGTCTTAACAGGAAAACCTAACTTATCTAAAGTCCTGCTGTTCTACAGCCCCATGTTcccaataataacaataatgttaactgacatctgaatcatgatcatttctcagaccttgtattaacaggcatgtgtgagCAGAGTGACAGATTCTTCTGACATAAAATGAATAGTTCATACACAAAATGACAACATTAGAGCTGGGATAAATACTTTAATCAAGTAAAAATTAGAATAACATTTTAACTAGAGTATCTGCACTTTTATTGTGTACTTTGTGTACAATAATGTGTACTTTGCCCACCACTGGTCATTAGTGACCTTCAGTAAAGCAGTTTCTGTACTGTGTTTAGTACGGAACCCTGACTTGAATTTGAGGTTTCAGATTCAGTGGAAAGCTTAAAGTAAGAGAGAACAGTGGGAAAAGCAACAGGCTCACTGTGGAGTGGGATAATATTTTAGGCCTATATGAATTTGTGTCATTGTAAAACGATGAGGTAGCATCATGAGTAGTTTTGAACACCATTTCTGTTTTTGGTCTGATGAAGTAAGGTTTTAACAAGACAAGAAGGGTGCATTGTTTAGGTGTGTCTGTTAAGCATGAATAGTCTTTGTGTAGATAATGAATTAACAGTAACTTAGTATTGCAAGTCTTTGCtatcaacacactgaatacgTTCAATTTCAACTTGTTCACATTTTTTACTTCTATTTAAAGTTGTAATGGAAAGAGGACATGCACTTTAGAAGCTTCAAACACCACCTTTACAGATCCTTGTGCTGAAACTGCTAAATACCTCACTGTCTCCTACATCTtgtgggagtaatttttgaCTGGTTTAGAGTGTTCAAAGGGGTttggagtgtttaaagtgtatttgaatggtttagagtgtttaaggtgtatatgaatgcattcttgtttgGATATGTATAAAACAATTAGAATCAGAGGACAGCATGATTGGGTTGTCAGGCACCACCTCAATTTATTGATCACCTCTATTTACAGGTTTAATAATGTAGGGTTTAACACAAACGTGCAGGATGAGGGGTTTGGGCAATGCTTGTTAACTCTGGGCTGAGATTACATAGCTGGTATGGAATGAGAAACAGTGAGGGTAACATCAGTTTGGTAGGCCTTTTCAGTGGTAGACGAAACTTGGAGCTGTGCCCAGGGTCATCGTGCCCCGCTATATGGCTGAGAGTACGTGAGAGAAAACGCAATTAAAACTGCAGGCTAgtgcaaatgtaaagaaaaatagagcAATGAATTAAACTGAAGCAATCATAGATGGAGCAGAGGCCCCGAAACTCAACCATGCTGTCTTCAGAGGTCAGAGTGAACTGCTAAATGAAAAAAGCCAGAAAGTGCCACTGATAAGAGCACAGATgcccattattttttatatgactGATCTCAAAAGTCCAATTATAATGGAATGTGAAAGAGTTAAAAATTAAAGATataatggtgtccaaaaagaaCCCGATattccaaaaaagaaaataggtgGGACTTTCTCAGTGAAGagggtttggtttgaatattatgaaaagataagagaaaagaataaaaaggctATGTTTTATGATGATTAtttcagaggttgttgggatgttcattcaTGAGCAGCTCAGTTCTTGTAAGcagcgctgattgcaaataaaaccttgtatctgcattcatccagtctgcatGATTCGTCTTCTTTAGTCTTGCTTGACTGAACTGTCGGGTCAATGTGGAGTTTGGAGTCAGATAATAGCGAAGTATTAATGGAGTAGTGTTAAGTAGTACATTATAGTATGGGACAAAAAATATGGGGTATGGggtaaaaatattttccacattgttttggtgaccccgacgtgatAGAATATACGCGATTGGAACAAAGCACAACGGAGCCCCGGACCTGGGACCTGCGGTTGCAGCTGCCACCCACAGACCAGACACTTGGCCATCTAGGACAAaggtaaggcagaagcctgtttaatggaaattctgcattagttgtgtgtggtctggggaggtGGAGGCGCCCGTTCCGAGGACGGATCAGCTCTGTTTTGTCTTGATAGAGTAATCGTAAGTTAAAGTTACATAAAATCATATGATAAAATTGCATGATTAATGCATGATAAAGACTGGATGGTGTCAGATGTGTGAATGAACTAAAAAACGTCCCTGCAGGGTTCAGTATGatcgaaagtcctggtgggttccaggtggtatgaAAGTTCTGTGAAAAAGACCTTGTTTGGAAGCAAACAGAGTGTTCAGTAGCAGAAATTAAATTCTGTGAACAAGAACACTGTCAATGGGAGAAAATCAAGAGTCAAGTAACAGGTGTAACAAgtaaaaattcctggatcccGGGTGATACAGTGAaaggaataaagagaaatacagagaaataaagagaaataaagggaataaagagaaatacagagaaataaagagaataaagagaaatacagagaaataaagagaaataaagtgaataaagagaaatacagagaaataaagtgaataaagagaaatacagagaagtAAGACGTAAAATTCCCGGGTCCAGGTGATAgtgatgaaagagaaaagaaacaaagagaaaaagtgcTGAGTAGAAATTCCCGGGTCCAGGTGAtagtgaagagagaaaaaataaagacaaaaaacagaagtaaaaaaaaaaagggggcccCGTTGTAAATAAggtgtgtttgtctttgttgttgttgtggtgtatCTGAGAACTTCTGTGTGGCTTTGAATCTGGGTGATGGTATTGTATGGCTAGTTGTGTACACGCTTGACTTTGTTATTCTCGGATGCTGAGAAAATCACTGTGTAACGGTGAAGTGTGATCTGAATCTGGGGGTGATATTTTGCTGATTGTGCTGCATTTGAAATGAAGCTGGATTGAAGTAGTGATTGCACTGGTAATTCTTGCATTGTGTAAATACATTGCGGGGTATGGAGTGTATACAGGTTGAATTTGAAATGTATATTTTGGAGATATATCGTAGAGGTAATGAAGAAAAGCTGAAGGTGTTATTGGAATGGTTCCGATTTAAATATTGTGTTGAAACGACCACTCACAGGTGGAAGgtaaaagacaataaatagaCGACGGTACTAGGGCATGAGCTTATGGCGACATGTTTATAGTGAACTCTGACAAGAAGCGGCTTTGCATTTACGCCCACCCTTATAAGAAATCATGCTCTGTCAGAGCTCATTGACCGcagtgaaagaaaacaatattttcTGAAAAGACCCTAAACTTTAGCTATAACTTTATATAAACTTAAAGAAGCTAAACTTCTCATAGTCAAATGTCCGGCACACAAAACAGACGGCTCGTTCTTAACTAGTGGTAACACTGCAGCGGATGAGGCAGCCAAATTAGCAGCTTTAGGCCACACCAACATTTTGCTAGTCATGGACTCTGAGGATGATACCGCCCCGGAAGCGGATTTGACCTCGTTAGTGGCGGCGCAAAATTCGGAGCGGTTAAAAatgctgcttatgtgtgctattacttttcatgctgataagtattatagtttttatatggatttttaaatgtatttttcacagacttcagactgctagtgtgtgtgtgtgtgtgtgtgtgtgtgtgacgtcagctagagtgagggatgagggttttttttggttatctgtagatatgtaaaacattactccactgatctcagtagtattataagctgcagtttagcttcTTGGTAGAAGCCGTAAACATTCCTCTGTAGATgctgtaaacaagcatgtaaaacattactccactgatctcagtagtgtTATAAGttacagtttagcttatttggtagaccGCCTGATAATACGATAATAGACATATttgaactgtgactttagtttgtatattatttgagaatgtcttgcaatagtttaagcatatttagcgtgtatatcgtatattgtgtatttgatgGTGGCTAGTGGTAATGCATGTAAAGTATTAGTATCTCAATGATGTTATGGgttgcagtttagcttatttggtagagcgtccGCCTCACATGCTGGAGACCTGGGTTCGAGACCTgctcggagttgtatttatatattatttcaagTTCTCGcaacagtttatatatttatatatatatacagtgaaaccttgacttacgagtgactcaacttacgagttttccgagatacgagccgtcgctcgctcaattttttgctttaagatatgagccgagatctgagttacgagcgagcgagcttacgcaattaattgtagcattaagtgtgtagtgagtaAGTTAActtaagcgatagagcacgaaatgaaaaacgc contains:
- the LOC131359072 gene encoding polyadenylate-binding protein 1-like, yielding MKMNGRVLGSRPVYVSVVQSKEEHGGRHRERAESSLKEPCPNPHQAQKNIQPQNASPELRRTNQQDRNICRVQTTLQSQDAQKSKVFIKHLDYSVDDRRLHEAFLPYGTVISAKVTVENGCSRGFGFVSFSSPNEAEKAIKEMNGRMMGRKPLYVTLANNNKQRKASLTQTECTGSSGPTEPHTRPHRFLQRVHSHRRPSVAPATR